The nucleotide window ACTTCGCACAATTAAAGATGCCACACCCGAAGTCGCAGCAAACATGATTCAGAAAATCTTCCGGGCCCGATGGAAAGAGGGTGCGCTATCAGAGTCGGGACTCAGTCGGCGTGACTTAGATCGGATTGCCGAAATCTTTCTCCAGGTCTGGCAACAATCAAACCATCAACGTATTGCCTATCCCCAATAAATCCAACTGAGTATCTACCAGCCTATAGCCCGCAATCAGACCCATTCACCCAAACCCAAGTTCACCCAGATCCAAATTATTGCGTGGGGGGTGGCTGCGTCGGTGGCAAGTCATCACCCTCTTCAAACGCCGTGGGCCAAGGTTGAGTTGCCTGCACTTCCTCTTGCCCTGGCATCGCATCTTGAAGCAAGTCACTCAACATGGATGGCAATGTCGTGTGTAGTGACAGTTTTTTCAACGCTTGCAACGCCTCATCCGTCGACTGATATCGTTGCTTATAGTGATAGGCCATCATTTTCTGCACCACATTCACGAGTCCAACACTCGCATGGGTCTTATCCTGCCAATCAATTTCCCCCGTATCGGCATCCCTTGGTAGCTGGCTCGGGGCAATGCCCGTCAACATCTGCACTGCCATCATTCCCACCGCATAAATATCACTGTTGAACTGCGGATGCCCCGCCTGCTGCTCCGGAGCCATATAACCTTGCGTACCAATGCCGATCGTCAAGTCGGAGACAAACTCATCATCACCAGCGGTCTGCAATCCCTTCACCGCACCAAAATCAATCAAGACCAAATGTGTATCATGGGCACGCCGAATCAAGTTACTCGGCTTAATATCGCGGTGAATTACATGCTGACTGTGAACAAATCCCAAAACTTGTAAAATCTCGCGCAGAATTGCCAATACCTTCGTTTCTGGCAACTGATGCCCCAACGGCAACTCATTACTCAACGGATGACCGGCAATAAATTCCTGAACGAGATAAAACTCCGTTTCCTCTTCAAAATAAGCCAACAGCTGGGGAATCTGATCATGTTGATTGCCCAGCTTTTCCAAGGTTTCCGCTTCACGCTGAAACAGTCGTCGGGCAAGCTTCAAATGCTTTGGCTCACGACTCGAAGGGGACAGCTTTTTAACCACACATTTCGGTCGATCAGGACGATGCAAATCTTCAGCAATATAAGTTTCACCAAACCCACCCGTCCCATGAATTTGGATAATCTGATAGCGCCCTCCGCCAATCCGGGCACCGAGTAATTCTTGTTGACGCCCTTCGAGTCTGATAGCGCCCTCCGCCAATCCGGGCACCGAGTAATTCTTGTTGACGCCCTTCGAGCAAGACCTGTTTCAGGGTTTCATCGGTTTGCTGGTTGATAATATCGCGCACTACTGGATCACGGGATCGATCCTTAAGACTCGACTCCAACTGCTTACGATTGCGCTGATCACGAGCCACATCAAACCCAAAATACGCCGCTCCCGTTGACGCGATCGCCCCGATCGGTAATACCGTGGGTAGGAGTAAACTTGCCTGGCTCAACAGCAGAAACCCCGCAGCCGCCCAAGCGCAAGAAAGTCCTAACGCCCATAAAAAACGACTCCGAGGCTGTTTCGCCTGAGACTGGACAGCCGCCGCTGCAAGAACGGCCAGAAATACGATTCCAGCCGTCATCCAAG belongs to Romeriopsis navalis LEGE 11480 and includes:
- a CDS encoding serine/threonine-protein kinase; this encodes MAEGAIRLEGRQQELLGARIGGGRYQIIQIHGTGGFGETYIAEDLHRPDRPKCVVKKLSPSSREPKHLKLARRLFQREAETLEKLGNQHDQIPQLLAYFEEETEFYLVQEFIAGHPLSNELPLGHQLPETKVLAILREILQVLGFVHSQHVIHRDIKPSNLIRRAHDTHLVLIDFGAVKGLQTAGDDEFVSDLTIGIGTQGYMAPEQQAGHPQFNSDIYAVGMMAVQMLTGIAPSQLPRDADTGEIDWQDKTHASVGLVNVVQKMMAYHYKQRYQSTDEALQALKKLSLHTTLPSMLSDLLQDAMPGQEEVQATQPWPTAFEEGDDLPPTQPPPTQ